The Desmodus rotundus isolate HL8 chromosome 13, HLdesRot8A.1, whole genome shotgun sequence genome has a window encoding:
- the TEX15 gene encoding testis-expressed protein 15 isoform X3 — protein MEMKKIAKHKTLWKMNSVSEPLLVSGVEDHSLKKFTIPKIRRTARKVYLSPCFTNTREYSFIHDTLNQCRLDVSCDLQSAWQFGDTKLVHNEDLEKNFTSKRSEMRENGRHGRELEEHFCFLALPQSDVAEIYYNGISSKASTLKILGNPLLGIYIFRHVDVALNYAHSTSINVESIIVFKVLFGKVKKIQPSVDKNKVSLDPSPNFDCHMSRNTPSAKDTIELQAYNSAVYFYEYNVFSNPVDKPRQCLPYAIVTVKFIGQKVGNGHLMTSLRFLSTGFPKRAERTCCLNNCTVAKRIGKGKDATIIFEHFRKPVDPFVQENCSCSALSSEINSSNSNISNSYENVQNGNISVIETHNGQMKHNLTQCRDTSQVQADDSGLSFIPSDTKENVNDLLSLTHLRNVLSSLPATFPLHNNIGSSTVITSKFIKDPRLMRREESVEKHNNITGLNKILPLKKSLDFVNSGINLTMPTNSASLSKVMPGDNAILSNCLDAPCFKISFDDLQAQAHSMGSKDYDYYTTPNKITVAGQCQDQDNFSFPICLSNGVPEVENQKHSAEKAQGSQQRSNIPLLIEQNSEPHNSYESLNTCTKRYDNHISQESLSSNLKTTCQNNHQMSAVFQLQKKESIHEYIQNIGKVRNFTGLEDGSKHTAKQNLWKEIDNYHTNETKISPIDNSISLHQEYKDVDESLNCLGGKCDQRLIPQELETSKSSMSTTDYKYELDYLALGLQNNLTSRVESLSKKHPRHCLENEDDIHSNFAVSQKLMELKLEKTNQNCVSISTDAFQEAKDIPQIKELPMDVVTLSHDIKTAHENSNYSIAREHTGINRKNKNDPVSLEKIQRDFGTSQVDDKGQGHTLFCNAQLNNDIHLTVNFKEQRDYEENQNEANGKDIASSTENTENTCGDNRQGFHTNKSFIIDEGWENENYNNVEILNSEEFSTFNLPQGEKYVSTETTLLETEDTLTAIKQKDTQNIVRSVKHPNICKLSGSSEHVASNAMLQIGSTMVPTLETNEDHQRYKLKQPYSSESPDLGLLVKCRVSDYEIGMDKNELHSSFHKSISDNVVLQSIELESEIEVVSEECDDAFPSQQDTHSHGNTLYTEFGVIYEELKSRIDWEGLLGSSNGEKEVLRSTTRREHSDQHYSDYASTQKNKAELFNPILLPDLQIRITNTLMPGFSSTVKSFSLKDNYKYITEATKPEISEEEGKVPGFEIYSQCCDENSGYPFEDEFGNVKQESEIVSESEVSLSFDFSDNTHMNHMSEEQGSGPLLTEPSCVTVSNESRCSLTNSKTVCSDKRSKKDTESRISKRKLHTPFRDQSLPHHEICEKKRRLTNQDSSECFSSLSEGRIKTFSQSEKHIRSVLDILNSEVSLCKSKCLSKKLDSALLYLKKAHRRVNTSLELIAKVGETRKGPLPKSYEIICNNFWEICDLQGYGSVSERRYYSTKHFFSKRKYDKPGDKRALGFEVNKSLTHISKCQFDRTSEERTTECFSKKSVANSVSRSHSSIHMGEFGDQEYPESQLTLCSTSQGTSQSTYNNIYMKNPECSELQPFSGKVGCLYSPDCPDEKLSKKGHQIDIKSLSNINKYEKPKNHLVHNNEDAVKECAEANEVINKTNSVSLSCIKENNVSFSTDKNYDATCIAHAKVKTDIVISVLESDVKHFLNVDNYKSDNLISSGYTRNLEVNFLEKWTSSKSSTPGTITGNVHLDPLHQTLITSKKCNAIPQLATAPMTDSERESKKPYLDKQRAFAIDSFAACTNVPHCQQECSRKKLLKTEQWYPSSCVHVDRNETNVTENSELDLAPVTEESKSYRENTMKRLFFSDSSLLLKDDIKGSSKKCISKKNIPDRKMGKIKQTEKAKDSVHKESMTERSAVKNEYRNIKNKNLDSAAYISEKTIKNDLVDSHQSIKNTTEAISLNNTVSNQLNDRKKEGRVKVSSIDSQSDSTLHSELSCNSKPNIIGVNHMPSLHAHSETSKVSTQKNPTSYMNKLKEKRCSADRSGLTARLAQILRRADEASSLQTLQEETKICQSILPLFVEAFEKKQECSLEQILISRELLVEKNLWNNCKHKLKPCAVDSLVELQMMMETIQFIENKKRLLGGEQTFRSLLWYDETLYSELLGRPRGFQQQSNFYPAFQGRLKYNAFCELQNYHDQLIELLGDTKKENNSYYAFLKCKRQIKECEAILRHCSDCFDFTLSVPFTCGVNFGDSLGDLETLRKSTLKLISMYGDSPKVDSYPGKRDHLWIIIEMISSKVNFIKSSEAVAINISLFGLEHIFFDAAKSLVWKEKKQPFSKKYSGQKSKGTLLKMNQHSFSKLQEIYDTLSKDLSNEQSSNTGFEENTMMASRKSDDLINKAEINIENGRLNSTLISHPDICFISEILDQAKFADFKKLQELTLRCTDHLEVLKKYFQLLQEDNRDDIFITEENVLDVLENNHEAIILKPAATETYIEIAMLSETVHFLKNSMAKKLDKQRFRGMLWFDLSLLPELIRCQEKMTSFSFLKDNSTGRLWKVIETAVSELKKDLDITYKYNEAINCSYALHLFSRELEELEEIKKLLKKSKYSIPTYIDFVPCIASINYGSTVTQLECNYSQFSTLLKNLLAASQKDLGKMAHTVKVMKTIEHMKIICAKNAELTLSYILYQMLHNRENTLQLKRDEKMNVHVKPRRNINKSSTCKMVPSISERMIKNVSNSRKRRITVDKCQDSQEQERNTTVPSCKKQKVNEKGVKKVNREKATFRRPRTRSHPGSESELGPSSSPNLKRNYRSPKKAEMQRSLPDSSLPLKNLKDTCMLKSEGEIDLTSISSDTSEEFTGHQEKALNLQNPYLSRTKYLFNK, from the exons AAAGGACATGCTGTCTGAATAATTGTACAGTGGCCAAAAgaattggaaaaggaaaagatgctaCTATCATCTTTGAGCATTTCAGAAAACCTGTAGATCCGTTTGTTCAGGAAAATTGTTCATGCAGTGCACTGAGTTCAGAGATAAATTCTTCCAACTCAAATATTTCTAATTCCTATGAAAATGtgcaaaatggaaacatttctgtAATTGAAACACACAATGGACAAATGAAGCACAATTTAACACAATGTAGAGACACTTCTCAAGTACAAGCAGATGATTCAGGTCTTTCATTTATTCCCAGTGATAccaaagaaaatgttaatgacTTGTTAAGTTTGACACATCTTAGAAATGTTTTAAGTAGTCTTCCTGCTACTTTTCCCTTACATAACAATATTGGCTCAAGCACAGTTATTACTTCAAAATTCATCAAAGACCCAAGACTTatgaggagagaagaaagtgtggaaaaacataataatattacAGGTTTAAATAAGATTTTGCCACTTAAAAAGAGTTTAGATTTTGTTAATTCAGGAATTAACCTCACTATGCCAACTAATTCTGCCTCCTTATCTAAAGTCATGCCTGGTGATAATGCTATTCTTAGTAATTGTTTGGATGCACCTTgcttcaaaatttcttttgatgATTTACAAGCTCAGGCTCACAGCATGGGCTCTAAGGACTATGATTATTATACAACTCCCAATAAAATTACCGTGGCAGGACAATGTCAGGACCAAGACAATTTTTCCTTCCCAATATGTTTGTCAAATGGAGTTCCAGAAGTTGAGAACCAAAAACACAGTGCGGAAAAAGCCCAGGGATCCCAACAGAGAAGTAACATCCCACTTTTAATTGAACAAAATAGTGAGCCACATAACTCTTACGAATCACTGAATACTTGTACAAAACGGTATGACAATCACATTTCTCAGGAATCACTGTCTTCTAATTTAAAAACTACATGTCAGAATAATCACCAAATGTCTGCAGTTTTTCagttacaaaagaaagaaagtataCATGAGTACATTCAAAACATTGGAAAAGTGAGAAACTTCACTGGCCTAGAAGATGGTTCCAAACACACAGCAAAGCAAAATTTGTGGAAAGAGATTGATAATTATCATActaatgaaacaaaaatcagtCCAATAGATAATAGCATTTCTTTGCACCAGGAATACAAAGATGTGGATGAAAGTCTTAATTGTTTGGGGGGTAAATGTGATCAAAGATTAATCCCTCAGGAGTTAGAAACATCAAAATCTTCCATGTCTACCACAGATTATAAGTATGAGCTAGATTATCTAGCATTGGGATTACAAAATAATCTTACTTCAAGAGTGGAGAGCCTTTCAAAAAAGCATCCTCGCCACTGTCTGGAGAATGAAGATGACATTCATAGCAATTTTGCCGTTTCTCAAAAACTAATGGAACTGAAATTGGAAAAGACAAATCAAAACTGTGTTAGCATTTCAACTGATGCTTTCCAGGAAGCAAAAGACATTCCCCAGATCAAAGAACTACCAATGGATGTAGTTACTTTATCTCATGACATTAAAACAGCTCATGAGAATTCAAATTACAGCATAGCAAGAGAACACACAGGtatcaatagaaaaaataaaaatgatccagtGTCATTAGAAAAGATTCAGAGAGACTTTGGAACTTCTCAAGTTGACGATAAAGGTCAAGGTCATACTCTGTTCTGTAATGCACAGTTGAATAATGATATACACCTCACTGTTAATTTCAAAGAACAAAGAGATtatgaagaaaaccaaaatgaggcTAACGGGAAAGACATTGCTTCATctacagaaaacacagaaaatacatGTGGGGATAACAGGCAGGGTTTTCATACAAACAAAAGTTTTATTATAGATGAAGGATGGGAGAATGAAAATTACAATAATGTAGAAATTCTGAACTCTGAAGAATTTTCTACATTTAATTTGCCTCAGGGGGAAAAATATGTATCAACAGAAACTACGTTATTAGAAACTGAAGATACTCTCACTGccataaaacaaaaagatacacaaaatattGTAAGGAGTGTAAAACATCCCAATATTTGCAAACTCTCAGGTTCTTCAGAGCATGTAGCCTCAAATGCTATGTTACAGATAGGTAGTACTATGGTGCCCACATTAGAAACAAATGAAGATCACCAAAGATACAAGTTGAAACAACCTTATTCTTCTGAGAGTCCAGATTTGGGTTTGTTAGTGAAATGCAGGGTTTCTGATTATGAAATTGGTATGGATAAAAATGAATTACACAGCTCATTTCATAAGTCAATAAGTGATAATGTAGTTCTTCAAAGTATTGAATTGGAAAGTGAGATTGAAGTAGTATCAGAAGAGTGTGATGATGCTTTTCCATCTCAACAAGATACTCATAGCCATGGAAATACACTGTATACAGAGTTTGGGGTAATATATGAGGAATTAAAATCTCGTATTGATTGGGAAGGTCTTCTAGGAAGCAGTAATGGGGAGAAGGAAGTTTTGAGAAGCACCACAAGAAGGGAGCATAGTGATCAGCATTACTCTGATTATGCCTctacacagaaaaacaaagctgagCTCTTCAACCCAATTTTACTTCCAGATCTACAAATTAGAATTACTAACACACTTATGCCAGGATTCAGTTCTACTGTTAAGTCCTTTTCATTGAAAGATAATTACAAATATATAACTGAAGCCACAAAACCAGAAATAAGTGAAGAGGAGGGGAAAGTTCCAGGATTTGAAATTTACTCTCAGTGTTGTGATGAAAATTCAGGTTACCCATTTGAAGATGAATTTGGTAATGTAAAGCAAGAATCAGAAATAGTGAGTGAATCTGAAGTCTCACTTTCTTTTGACTTTAGTGATAATACACACATGAATCACATGTCTGAAGAACAAGGCAGTGGACCTTTACTTACTGAACCTTCATGTGTCACAGTAAGTAATGAAAGCAGATGTTCCCTTACAAATTCGAAAACTGTTTGCAGTGATAAGAGAAGTAAAAAAGACACAGAATCAAGAATTAGCAAAAGAAAGTTACATACACCTTTTAGGGACCAGAGCTTACCACATCATGAAATTTGTGAAAAGAAGAGGAGGCTAACCAATCAAGACTCAtctgaatgtttttcttcattatctgAAGGACGAATTAAAACCTTCTCGCAGTCAGAAAAACACATCCGAAGTGTCCTGGACATTCTAAATAGTGAAGTATCTTTATGCAAAAGCAAATGTCTTTCAAAAAAACTTGACAGTGCTCTTCTCTACTTAAAAAAAGCTCACAGAAGAGTTAACACATCTCTGGAACTTATAGCTAAAGTGGGAGAAACAAGAAAGGGCCCATTACCAAAATCATATGAAATAATATGCAATAATTTCTGGGAAATTTGTGACCTTCAAGgttatggttctgtttctgaaagAAGATATTATTCCActaagcattttttttcaaaacgAAAATATGACAAACCAGGAGATAAAAGAGCTTTGGGATTTGAAGTCAATAAATCATTAACTCACATATCAAAGTGCCAGTTTGATAGAACAAGTGAAGAGAGAACCACAGAGTGCTTTTCTAAGAAAAGTGTGGCCAACAGCGTCTCCAGGAGTCACAGCTCCATTCACATGGGAGAATTTGGTGATCAAGAATATCCTGAATCACAGTTAACTCTGTGCTCCACATCCCAAGGTACAAGTCAGTCAACTTACAACAATATCTATATGAAAAATCCAGAATGCTCAGAACTTCAGCCCTTTTCTGGAAAAGTGGGGTGTCTGTATTCCCCAGATTGCCCAGATGAAAAACTATCTAAAAAAGGACATCAAATTGACATAAAGTCTTTATCTaacattaataaatatgaaaagccTAAGAACCATTTAGTACATAATAATGAAGATGCAGTAAAAGAATGTGCTGAGGCTAATgaagtaataaataaaactaattcaGTATCTTTAAGTtgcataaaagaaaacaatgtaagtTTTAGCACAGACAAAAATTATGATGCCACTTGTATAGCTCATGCAAAGGTGAAAACTGACATAGTTATTTCAGTCTTAGAATCAGATGTGAAGCACTTTTTGAATGTTGATAACTACAAATCAGATAACCTTATTTCATCTGGTTATACAAGAAACCTGGAAgtaaattttctagaaaaatggaCATCTAGTAAAAGCTCCACACCAGGCACTATCACAGGTAATGTCCATTTGGACCCATTACATCAGACTCTGATAACAAGCAAAAAGTGTAACGCTATTCCTCAATTAGCAACTGCTCCAATGACAGATAGTGAGAGAGAATCTAAAAAACCATATTTGGATAAACAGAGAGCTTTTGCTATAGATTCTTTTGCAGCGTGCACCAATGTACCACACTGTCAGCAAGAATGTAGTAGAAAGAAGCTTCTAAAGACAGAACAATGGTATCCAAGTAGTTGTGTCCATGTAGACAGGAATGAAACAAATGTTACTGAGAATTCTGAGTTGGATCTCGCACCAGTAACTGAAGAAAGTAAAAGttacagggaaaatacaatgaagagaCTTTTTTTTAGTGATAGTTCTCTGCTCTTAAAAGATGATATAAAGGGTtcttcaaaaaaatgtatttcaaagaaaaacattccggacagaaaaatggggaaaattaagCAAACTGAAAAAGCCAAAGATTCAGTTCACAAAGAAAGCATGACTGAAAGATCAGCTGTTAAGAATGAgtacagaaatataaagaataaaaatttagacAGCGCTGCCTACATAAgtgagaaaacaattaaaaatgacttgGTTGATTCTCATCAAAGTATTAAGAATACTACTGAGGCAATCTCTTTGAATAACACAGTTTCTAATCAGCTTAACGATAGAAAGAAAGAGGGGCGAGTTAAAGTTAGTAGTATTGACTCTCAGTCTGATTCTACCTTGCATTCAGAACTATCCTGTAATTCTAAACCAAACATTATCGGAGTTAATCATATGCCTTCTTTACATGCTCACTCTGAAACCTCCAAAGTCTCTACTCAGAAGAATCCAACATCatacatgaataaattaaaagaaaaacgtTGCTCAGCTGATCGTTCAGGTCTTACAGCTAGGCTTGCTCAAATTTTGAGAAGGGCAGATGAAGCATCATCTTTGCAGACACTACAGGAAGAAACTAAGATTTGTCAAAGTATTCTCCCATTATTTGTTGaagcttttgaaaaaaaacaagaatgttCACTTGAGCAAATCTTGATTTCAAGAGAACTCTTGGTAGAAAAAAACCTGTGGAATAATTgcaaacacaaattaaaaccatgtgcTGTTGACTCTTTGGTGGAACTCCAAATGATGATGGAAACTATTCAattcattgaaaacaaaaaaaggctCTTAGGAGGTGAACAGACATTCCGAAGCTTGCTTTGGTATGATGAGACATTGTACAGTGAGCTGCTTGGCAGGCCTCGTGGATTTCAACAACAATCCAATTTCTATCCTGCTTTTCAAGGAAGGCTAAAATATAATGCATTCTGTGAGTTGCAGAACTATCATGATCAATTAATTGAATTACTAGGAGacaccaaaaaggaaaacaattcatactatgcatttttaaaatgcaaacgaCAGATTAAAGAGTGTGAAGCAATACTGAGGCATTGTTCTGATTGTTTTGACTTTACTCTTTCTGTTCCATTTACCTGTGGAGTTAACTTTGGAGATAGTTTAGGAGACCTAGAAACCTTAAGAAAAAGTACTTTAAAGCTAATCAGTATGTATGGGGACTCTCCTAAAGTTGATTCCTATCCAGGAAAACGAGACCATTTGTGGATTATCATTGAAATGATCTCCTCAAAAGTTAATTTTATCAAGAGCAGTGAGGCAGTAGCTATCAATATATCTCTTTTTGGTCTGGAACATATCTTTTTTGATGCTGCAAAAAGTCTtgtttggaaagagaaaaaacaacctTTCAGCAAAAAATACTCAGGACAGAAGAGCAAAGGAACACTACTCAAGATGAATCaacattctttttctaaattgcaAGAGATATATGATACATTGTCTAAAGATTTAAGCAATGAACAAAGTTCCAATACCGGATTTGAGGAGAATACTATGATGGCTTCCAGGAAGTCAGATGATCTAATAAACAAAGCAGAAATTAACATAGAAAATGGTAGGCTTAACAGTACTTTGATTTCACACCCAGATATCTGTTTTATTAGTGAAATATTGGACCAAGCTAAATTtgcagactttaaaaaattacaggaaCTCACTTTGAGATGTACTGATCacttagaagttttaaaaaaatacttccagTTGCTGCAAGAGGATAACAGGGATGATATTTTTATCACAGAAGAAAACGTTTTGGACGTGCTTGAAAACAACCATGAGGCTATAATTTTAAAACCTGCAGCCACTGAAACCTATATTGAAATAGCCATGCTCTCAGAAACAGTTCACTTTCTTAAAAACTCAATGGCAAAGAAACTAGATAAACAAAGGTTTCGAGGTATGCTTTGGTTTGATTTGTCACTTCTTCCTGAGCTTATTCGCTGCCAAGAAAAAatgacttctttttcatttcttaaagatAACTCAACAGGTCGTCTTTGGAAAGTAATAGAGACTGCTGTCTCTGAACTTAAGAAAGACCTGGATATTACCTACAAATATAATGAAGCTATTAATTGCTCATATGCTCTTCATTTGTTCTCAAGAGAACTTGAAGAActtgaagaaattaagaaacttcTAAAGAAGTCTAAGTATTCCATTCCCACATACATTGACTTTGTGCCATGTATAGCATCCATAAACTATGGAAGCACTGTGACACAGTTAGAATGCAACTACAGTCAGTTTTCTACACTGCTCAAAAATTTATTGGCTGCGTCCCAGAAAGATTTAGGGAAAATGGCCCATACTGTGAAAGTCATGAAAACTATTGAACATATGAAGATAATATGTGCTAAGAATGCTGAATTAACCCTTTCCTACATCCTGTACCAAATGCTGCATAACAGAGAGAACACTTTGCAACTAAagagagatgaaaaaatgaatgttCACGTAAAACCTAGGAGGAATATCAATAAATCCAGTACTTGTAAGATGGTACCCTCAATTTCAGAGCGCATGATAAAAAATGTCTCAAATTCTAGAAAACGACGCATTACTGTAGACAAATGTCAAGACTCTCAGGAACAAGAGAGAAACACTACTGTTCCTAGCTGTAAAAAACAAAAG GTTAATGAAAAAGGTGTCAAAAAAGTCAACAGAGAAAAGGCAACATTCAGGCGTCCAAG GACAAGATCTCACCCTGGAAGTGAAAGCGAACTAGGACCAAGTTCATCTCCCAATCTGAAAAGAAACTATAGATCTCCAAAAAAGGCTGAAATGCAAAGATCACTACCTGACTCATCTTTACCTTTAAAGAACCTAAAAGACACTTGCATGTTGAAGTCGGAGGGAGAAATTGATTTAACCAGTATTTCATCTGATACTTCAGAAGAATTCACTGGACATCAGGAAAAG GCACTAAATCTCCAGAACCCATATTTATCCAGAACAAAATACCTCTTCAACAAATAA